Proteins encoded by one window of Drosophila melanogaster chromosome X:
- the CG15445 gene encoding uncharacterized protein, isoform A, which yields MSQNDNLLIQIRALLQSDGEKLWEEPYYSEDLGSIEGALENLAQKYSGMLGIDIGRCKFFLTELQENALRTLAARREFSTTGIATLKVRRVGEHSGATMVEVKCSLDIVGSELQACIAKKLEVPNAAHVKCIAAGKVVSANATLADQQLKNNQQLIVIVGDGDNSGEALYERINRIKADVEAVVSSKNNLIEMEDQNGSQVYLPPSEHKALLMGLGFCEKARAAMNRKHFEEALLLLLEADEHFSTCGSKFLESVDNYALLNLDIVWCYFCLKNVTQLPDAEHRLARCSRNFGISYGDNLERLYSLKGKDCPERALIMRLKLLQGVIFFHQNLRNQAFECFEAAKTLLNELKINNDQLALLVDMGFEPSEARMALRSCKGGTAVEQAVQFIHERRQQLKNARMKYKASERAMERRLKRSNSKDCTWVNPRSVCSLADMGFESGLATIALQRSNNDILQAVELLQTESDELTGASPWFPVTVDTTKLAQLLQLGFNENDSRVALQNASNNMEEAIESLMCAIESEEELKAILKHVGRLAENGGQNLDGPSTSNASGQTQVALPAPIIEAVINHARVEIETYKAYERFNSDLKLSDLEYLDLPLIQEEKILTEYFNMLQQ from the exons ATGTCACAAAACGACAACCTACTCATCCAGATCCGCGCCCTTCTCCAGTCCGATGGCGAGAAGCTGTGGGAGGAGCCCTACTACTCCGAAGATCTTGGTAGCATCGAGGGAGCACTAGAA AACCTGGCGCAGAAGTACTCCGGCATGTTGGGCATCGATATAGGTCGCTGCAAGTTCTTTTTGACCGAGCTGCAGGAAAATGCTCTCCGTACGCTGGCCGCCCGACGTGAGTTCAGCACCACAGGAATTGCCACGTTGAAGGTTCGCCGCGTTGGCGAGCACAGCGGTGCCACAATGGTGGAAGTGAAGTGCAGCTTGGACATCGTGGGCTCCGAACTCCAGGCATGCATAGCGAAGAAACTGGAAGTGCCGAATGCTGCGCACGTCAAGTGCATCGCTGCCGGCAAAGTGGTGTCCGCCAATGCCACTTTGGCCGACCAGCAGTTGAAGAACAACCAGCAGTTGATTGTCATTGTGGGCGATGGGGATAATTCTGGCGAAGCCCTGTACGAAAGGATCAATCGCATCAAGGCCGATGTGGAGGCGGTGGTGTCCTCGAAGAATAACCTAATAGAG ATGGAGGATCAGAATGGCAGCCAAGTGTATTTGCCGCCTTCCGAGCATAAAGCCCTGCTCATGGGTTTGGGATTCTGTGAGAAGGCCCGTGCGGCCATGAATCGCAAGCATTTTGAGGAGGCTCTGCTCCTGCTTTTGGAGGCCGACGAGCATTTTTCTACCTGTGGCTCAAAGTTTCTAGAGTCCGTGGATAACTATGCTTTGCTGAACCTCGACATAGTGTGGTGCTATTTTTGCCTGAAGAACGTTACCCAGCTCCCGGATGCTGAGCATCGCTTGGCCCGCTGCAGTCGCAATTTCGGCATCAGCTATGGCGACAATTTGGAGAGGCTGTACTCCTTGAAGGGCAAGGACTGTCCCGAGAGGGCTTTAATTATGCGGCTTAAGTTGCTCCAGGGCGTGATCTTCTTCCACCAGAATCTTCGCAATCAGGCATTTGAGTGCTTCGAAGCGGCTAAAACTCTGCTAAATGAACTAAAGATCAACAACGACCAACTGGCTCTCCTGGTCGATATGGGCTTCGAGCCCTCCGAGGCTCGTATGGCCCTGCGCTCCTGCAAGGGCGGCACCGCCGTCGAACAGGCTGTTCAGTTTATTCACGAGCGTCGTCAGCAGCTCAAGAATGCACGCATGAAATATAAAGCGTCCGAGCGTGCTATGGAGCGCCGCCTGAAGCGCTCCAATTCCAAAGATTGCACCTGGGTGAATCCCCGCAGTGTCTGCAGCCTTGCTGACATGGGATTCGAGAGCGGACTGGCCACTATCGCCTTGCAGCGCTCTAATAATGATATCCTCCAAGCG GTGGAACTGCTGCAGACAGAATCGGACGAACTTACTGGTGCTTCGCCATGGTTTCCGGTCACCGTAGACACGACCAAACTGGCTCAGCTTCTGCAACTGGGATTCAACGAGAACGACTCGCGCGTGGCCCTACAGAATGCATCAAATAACATGGAAGAGGCCATCGAGAGTCTGATGTGCGCCATAGAGAGCGAGGAGGAGCTGAAAGCGATTTTAAAGCACGTTGGGCGTTTGGCCGAAAATGGTGGGCAAAATCTTGACGGCCCCTCTACTTCGAACGCCTCCGGGCAGACGCAAGTTGCTTTGCCAGCGCCCATTATCGAAGCTGTTATCAATCATGCTCGCGTCGAGATTGAAACGTACAAGGCCTACGAGCGCTTTAACTCCGACCTCAAACTGAGCGACCTGGAATACCTGGACTTGCCACTTATCCAGGAGGAGAAGATCCTGACTGAGTATTTCAATATGCTGCAGCAGTAG
- the CG1503 gene encoding uncharacterized protein, isoform A, producing the protein MLAAKKVLKTKNQMEPLQDKKPRVKTKPNAKGKVKEKGTDKEKGKFKAKGNGKGKNKNKIRDSKTSTSLALERGSGDGPHQLAEVSLVALRFMDISLRHSDVQLLQSANEGVNERLVAFYYAYLQHRRYRSELDLHFLNPGLAARLRHMNMRQLWAMVRDRRLNEKQFILVPLSTHPRPHGHWSLLVISRPDSKFYHYDSLDNCHSPLAASVSETLRAPLEAWKFALVTGRCLQQERQAAGKEGSGRDPASGIHLMCMTDHVADYVARCGYATSSLLIAVDQIAAMRTHLVELIQSLGGILPSKRGH; encoded by the exons ATGCTGGCGGCCAAAAAGGTGCTTAAAACAAAGAACCAGATGGAGCCCCTCCAGGATAAGAAGCCCAGAGTGAAGACCAAGCCAAATGCGAAGGGCAAGGTCAAGGAAAAGGGCACCGACAAGGAAAAGGGTAAGTTCAAGGCCAAGGGCAACGGCAAGGGcaagaacaaaaacaagaTCAGGGACTCCAAAACAAGCACCTCGCTGGCTCTGGAGCGCGGCAGCGGAGATGGACCGCATCAGCTGGCCGAGGTGAGCCTGGTTGCGCTCCGCTTCATGGACATCTCGCTGCGCCACTCGGATGTCCAGCTGCTTCAGTCCGCTAACGAGGGCGTCAACGAACGCCTGGTGGCCTTCTACTACGCCTACCTTCAGCACCGCCGTTATCGCTCCGAGTTGGATTTGCACTTCCTGAATCCGGGCCTGGCCGCACGACTGCGCCACATGAATATGCGCCAGTTGTGGGCGATGGTGCGCGACCGCCGTCTCAACGAGAAACAGTTCATCCTGGTGCCGCTTTCCACCCATCCAAG ACCCCACGGACACTGGTCCCTACTGGTGATTTCGCGGCCGGACAGCAAGTTTTACCACTACGATTCGTTGGACAACTGTCATTCGCCGTTGGCCGCCTCGGTGTCGGAAACTTTGCGGGCGCCCCTCGAAGCCTGGAAGTTCGCCCTGGTCACCGGTCGCTGCCTACAGCAGGAGCGCCAAGCGGCTGGCAAGGAAGGCTCCGGTCGCGACCCTGCATCCGGAATTCACCTGATGTGCATGACCGACCACGTTGCGGACTATGTAGCCAGATGCGGATACGCCACCAGTTCGCTGCTCATCGCCGTAGACCAAATCGCAGCAATGCGCACCCACCTGGTCGAGCTGATCCAGTCGCTCGGCGGGATTCTCCCCTCAAAGAGGGGCCACTGA
- the unc gene encoding uncoordinated, isoform B: protein MKVRHVPASTTTLSFRAKQRDVGGIGMPCERERKHEAAKREREEQIKQERATAASATQRVRQHNRRISTDGDPARRRMTQSRERLQATGLGRPGPCGPSNITRVTRGSSLPPEVGAHGYRTGRPTRKHVPIPQDQIEEQDDSDARAERLRQQLEELAAMSEQEFEVKFRQWLDQEGIAREMHSHLRVELIHCFNNTALGQLLSKAAGVQMAQSHALLVSPLAMVLHTLVAEFLHSQNCHFTLSVFCSETPHRSNLPDFRSRPEFRFQTEELQKVVAAILGEKEALADSEFGKLAEAHYEEDLAGQTQCLLMALMRTLVEIRRSVPKQEVEQPVPVSLQDTGCQTEPSACVEARPEVDTTGLYQTEEHELILGADGRSVFVGGRVSQSLHSVEQQLNQLIKNLRHLAKSCAPPVEVISSTKFEDLLMKELRERERLLKAGQAFNPGEPVIKIATGDKEEEHEVTSGRNQKDVVHSNLGPIQVPALDVTIPQLPRLHSEQLASLAVIRQSLEKVQKKSRQPQGRMYVSMERMETLMGDVCGCVQLLSNVLNLSMEQEHSVGMHKGFKWGYREGFAHGHFMGLQEGQKLEQLEQKKWQKERPLPEKRESSVQTESTIPTASIATQTSRKSAHNESVITQTEQKQLKDAGNQASCEPPTFQKSYEQWIHEMLHSSSGQVFLERVELSLNKALELQKVRLNELFQVKLRHQAEMLRLSKRQNSWRTLCKRVERDSQSSAEARDLVQQIFRLLEHYEAHHQQLAEKIQQTELAAEQAARIMPMWADGAAVGSASVNWNTAMSTTLISSGICTPPPAQPAADGALNVGKTHVEQHTYPDLGYPYQLLALAPPGGVPVAGTFVPVTHLPAHLLGASEHPVPLVPVARIYSDPMKTSRRLLSPSSVPADNDSAHRAAGETNAFTFQGGPVSGDLHPTENRNQAPATQGQQFPVPLPVPAPRGPSPSVQSVLPSTASPALPPPDETVPQPGPSQSSIPLKPSMHSVATNTITPVPPKATPLKPVNSKVSEGPSFEEALLSAKSRMLQLEQESDLLEQSFLSYLEKTKSKTSPHKSSEDAARARRIRSSCLREREQVHRTMDGFRDWHRRVRKEDAASVAQLEELRNQRLIPDPILDSKGSSPLWLSELEEGHEQDSYPFTNAITEARNKVLDKIMPVRKEEKKEKQNVKKNWLADLPFQIPEASPKQDRHLTNVKPAVTRSSSNGEMNVLLQRAKDALGLRTPNPLLDSSSSSSSMELPSMGAGRSPSTKFQQSMARMQMLFGGAEAVKPTMPAKTGRPVSAPTAASEPGLCAHLVLPKRPHTAPTLHTINENEPAVHHLDVSTSSSSQSTLPGRSSGEAFEDLVMSAVADGARRRNAESSTEVSYSQAFWKRINL from the exons ATGAAGGTTCGCCACGTGCCGGCGAGCACGACAACGTTATCGTTCAGGGCGAAGCAGCGGGATGTGGGCGGCATCGGCATGCCTTGCGAGCGGGAGCGGAAGCACGAGGCCGCAAAGCGGGAGCGGGAGGAGCAGATTAAGCAGGAGCGGGCCACAGCGGCGTCGGCGACACAGCGGGTGCGCCAGCATAATCGAAGGATCAGCACCGACGGCGATCCCGCCAGGCGGAGAATGACGCAGTCCAGGGAGCGACTCCAAGCAACCGGACTGGGCAGACCAGGACCGTGCGGACCATCAAATATAACTAGAG TAACGCGGGGATCATCATTGCCCCCGGAGGTTGGAGCACACGGATACCGCACAGGAAGGCCTACCAGAAAGCACGTACCTATTCCTCAGGATCAGATTGAGGAGCAGGATGACTCCGATGCCAGGGCGGAACGGCTGAGGCAACAGCTCGAGGAACTGGCCGCGATGTCGGAGCAGGAGTTCGAGGTGAAGTTCCGCCAGTGGCTGGACCAGGAGGGGATTGCCCGGGAGATGCACTCTCACCTGCGGGTGGAGCTCATTCACTGCTTCAATAATACGGCACTCG GCCAGCTCTTGAGCAAGGCTGCTGGTGTGCAGATGGCTCAGTCCCACGCACTGCTCGTCTCGCCACTGGCGATGGTGCTGCACACTCTGGTGGCGGAGTTTCTGCACTCCCAGAACTGCCACTTCACACTGTCGGTCTTCTGCAGCGAGACGCCGCATCGCAGCAACCTGCCGGACTTCCGGAGTCGGCCGGAGTTCCGATTCCAGACGGAGGAACTGCAGAAGGTCGTGGCCGCCATACTGGGAGAAAAAGAAGCTCTAGCGGATTCGGAATTTGGAAAGCTGGCGGAGGCCCACTACGAGGAGGATCTGGCTGGACAAACGCAGTGCTTGCTGATGGCTCTTATGCGAACGCTGGTGGAGATCAGGAGGTCCGTGCCTAAGCAGGAGGTGGAACAACCGGTCCCTGTCTCTCTGCAAGACACCGGCTGTCAAACGGAGCCCTCTGCCTGCGTGGAAGCTCGTCCCGAGGTGGACACCACTGGTCTGTATCAGACGGAGGAGCACGAGCTGATTCTGGGCGCAGATGGCCGAAGTGTCTTTGTGGGCGGTCGTGTCTCGCAATCTCTGCATTCCGTGGAGCAGCAGCTTAATCAGCTGATTAAGAATCTCCGCCATTTGGCCAAGTCGTGTGCTCCGCCCGTTGAGGTGATATCATCGACAAAATTCGAGGATCTCCTAATGAAGGAGCTGCGCGAAAGGGAGCGACTTTTGAAAGCTGGTCAAGCATTTAACCCGGGCGAACCGGTGATCAAAATTGCCACCGGGGACAAGGAAGAGGAGCATGAGGTAACCAGTGGCAGGAACCAGAAAGATGTGGTTCACTCCAACCTGGGACCCATTCAAGTGCCAGCCCTGGATGTGACCATTCCTCAGCTGCCCCGTCTCCACAGTGAACAACTGGCCAGCCTGGCCGTGATCCGCCAGTCCCTCGAAAAGGTGCAGAAAAAGAGCCGGCAGCCGCAGGGCCGGATGTACGTCTCCATGGAGCGAATGGAGACCCTGATGGGGGATGTGTGCGGCTGTGTCCAACTACTTAGCAACGTTCTCAATCTCTCCATGGAGCAGGAGCACTCTGTGGGCATGCACAAGGGCTTCAAATGGGGCTACCGCGAGGGTTTTGCCCACGGCCACTTCATGGGCCTGCAGGAGGGTCAGAAACTGGAGCAGTTGGAACAGAAGAAGTGGCAAAAGGAAAGGCCACTGCCCGAGAAGCGGGAAAGCTCCGTGCAAACGGAGAGCACGATACCCACGGCGAGTATAGCCACCCAAACATCGAGAAAGTCAGCTCACAATGAAAGTGTCATCACCCAAACGGAGCAAAAGCAGCTAAAGGACGCTGGGAATCAGGCTAGTTGCGAGCCGCCAACCTTCCAAAAGTCCTACGAACAGTGGATCCACGAGATGCTGCACAGCTCCAGTGGCCAAGTGTTCCTCGAACGGGTGGAGCTCTCCTTGAACAAGGCGCTGGAGCTGCAAAAGGTGCGGCTAAATGAACTCTTCCAGGTGAAGTTGCGACACCAGGCCGAGATGCTTCGTCTAAGCAAGCGGCAGAACTCCTGGCGG ACCCTGTGCAAGCGTGTGGAGCGGGACTCGCAATCGTCAGCGGAGGCGCGCGACCTCGTGCAGCAGATCTTCCGGCTGCTGGAGCACTACGAGGCACACCATCAGCAGCTGGCGGAGAAGATCCAACAGACGGAGCTTGCAGCGGAGCAGGCGGCTCGCATCATGCCCATGTGGGCGGATGGAGCTGCTGTGGGCTCCGCTTCTGTCAACTGGAACACGGCGATGTCTACCACGCTCATTTCCAGTGGGATCTGCACTCCGCCTCCGGCTCAGCCTGCCGCTGATGGTGCGCTGAATGTTGGTAAGACCCATGTGGAACAGCACACGTATCCTGACCTGGGATATCCCTATCAATTGTTGGCATTAGCTCCGCCAGGTGGAGTTCCAGTTGCAGGCACCTTCGTGCCAGTGACTCACCTTCCTGCCCACTTGCTTGGGGCTTCTGAACACCCTGTTCCTCTGGTCCCAGTTGCAAGGATCTACAGTGATCCTATGAAAACGTCAAGACGACTGCTTTCTCCGAGTAGCGTTCCTGCAGACAATGACAGTGCTCATCGCGCAGCCGGCGAAACCAATGCTTTCACATTCCAAGGAGGCCCCGTATCTGGGGATCTGCATCCAACTGAAAATAGAAACCA AGCTCCTGCTACTCAAGGACAACAGTTTCCTGTTCCTTTACCTGTTCCTGCTCCTCGGGGCCCTTCACCAAGTGTACAGAGTGTTTTGCCCTCCACTGCATCACCGGCACTTCCGCCGCCCGATGAAACGGTACCTCAACCAGGACCTTCCCAATCTTCTATTCCTTTGAAACCGTCAATGCACTCGGTGGCCACCAACACGATAACTCCAGTGCCTCCAAAGGCGACGCCTCTCAAACCGGTAAATAGCAAAGTTTCAGAAGGTCCGAGCTTTGAGGAGGCTCTACTAAGTGCCAA AAGCCGAATGCTGCAGTTGGAACAGGAGAGCGACCTATTGGAACAAAGTTTCCTCAGCTACCTGGAGAAAACCAAGTCGAAGACATCCCCCCACAAGTCATCGGAGGATGCCGCAAGGGCCCGGAGAATCCGCTCCAGCTGCCTGCGGGAACGAGAGCAGGTGCATCGCACTATGGACGGTTTCCGGGATTGGCATCGACGCGTTCGCAAGGAGGACGCAGCTAGTGTGGCTCAACTGGAGGAGCTGCGCAACCAGCGACTTATACCCGATCCCATCTTGGACTCAAAGGGGTCGTCACCGCTGTGGCTATCGGAACTGGAGGAGGGTCACGAACAGGACAGCTATCCCTTTACGAATGCCATCACCGAAGCTAGGAACAAGGTGCTGGACAAGATAATGCCAGTCAGAAAGGAGGAGAAGAAGGAGAAGCAAAACGTTAAGAAGAATTGGCTAGCAGATTTGCCATTTCAGATTCCTGAGGCATCTCCGAAACAGGATCGCCATCTGACCAATGTTAAGCCCGCTGTAACGCGAAGCAGCAGCAATGGTGAGATGAACGTGCTCCTCCAACGGGCCAAAGATGCCCTCGGCCTGAGAACACCAAACCCACTTCTGgatagcagcagcagcagttccagTATGGAGCTGCCCTCCATGGGTGCCGGCAGATCGCCCAGTACAAAGTTCCAGCAATCCATGGCCAGGATGCAGATGCTCTTTGGCGGCGCAGAGGCCGTAAAACCTACAATGCCCGCCAAAACAGGAAGACCTGTGAGTGCACCCACCGCAGCATCGGAACCGGGGTTGTGTGCACATTTGGTGCTCCCGAAACGCCCCCACACGGCTCCCACTCTTCACACAATCAACGAAAATGAACCAGCTGTTCATCATTTGGATGTCTCCACTTCCAGTTCTTCGCAAAGCACTTTGCCCGGGAGATCGTCGGGCGAAGCTTTCGAGGATTTGGTCATGAGCGCCGTGGCGGATGGAGCCCGGCGGCGGAATGCGGAATCTAGCACGGAGGTTTCGTACAGCCAGGCGTTCTGGAAACGCATAAACCTGTAA